Proteins found in one Zea mays cultivar B73 chromosome 1, Zm-B73-REFERENCE-NAM-5.0, whole genome shotgun sequence genomic segment:
- the LOC118476176 gene encoding uncharacterized protein: protein MAQARDPAWAWPARRVPVRARGLATGVRPRPGPGAVSTLGVPLLGGRGLDGTGAAGMAPSGRGCPRRGHGPSSPGGVAWPQQPKRSGRETPLAQVLAGSATTVCPQDCSTHVCKNSAIADEDRQIHNKTEES, encoded by the exons ATGGCGCAGGCGCGCGACCCAGCGTGGGCTTGGCCAGCCAGGCGCGTCCCTGTGCGGGCACGCGGCCTCGCCACAGGCGTGCGGCCCCGGCCAGGTCCCGGCGCGGTCTCGACGCTCGGTGTGCCGCTGTTAGGCGGGCGAGGCCTCGACGGCACGGGTGCGGCTGGCATGGCCCCGTCCGGCCGTGGGTGTCCCCGGCGTGGGCACGGGCCCAGCAGCCCCGGTGGCGTGGCGTGGCCCCAACAGCCCAAGCGGAGCGGGCGCGAGACTCCTCTGGCGCAAGTTCTGGCGGGCAGCGCTACCACCGTCTGTCCGCAAGATTGCAGCACACATGTGTGCAAGAACAGCGCCATTGCAGATGAGGACCGACAGATACATAACAAAACTGA GGAGTCCTGA
- the LOC103643980 gene encoding diphosphomevalonate decarboxylase MVD2, peroxisomal isoform X2, with amino-acid sequence MAAAEGQWVLMATGRTPTNIAVIKYWGKRDEALILPINDSISVTLDPDHLSATTTVAVSPSFPSDRMWLNGKEISLLGGRFQSCLREIRKRARDFEDKEKGVKIKKEDWDKLHVHIASYNNFPTAAGLASSAAGLACFVFTLGKLMNVKEDYGELSSIARQGSGSACRSIYGGFVKWCMGEKDDGSDSIAVQLADETHWNDLVIIIAVVSSKQKETSSTSGMRDSVETSPLLQYRAQTVVPGRVLKMEEAIKNRDFESFAKLTCADSNQFHAVCLDTSPPIFYMNDTSHRIISLVEKWNHSEGTPQVAYTFDAGPNAVLIAQNRKTAAHFLQKLLYYFPPQDNDLSSYLVGDKSILGDAGLHSMKDVEALPAPPDTKIPDQKFKGDVSYFICSRLGAGPKVVVDEGQALIDSVTGLPKGV; translated from the exons ATGGCGGCGGCGGAGGGGCAGTGGGTGCTCATGGCAACGGGGCGGACGCCGACTAACATTGCGGTGATCAAGTACTGGGGGAAGCGGGACGAGGCGCTCATCCTCCCCATCAACGACAGCATCAGCGTAACGCTCGACCCTGACCATCTCTCCGCCACCACCACTGTCGCCGTCAGCCCCTCATTCCCTTCCGACCGCATGTGGCTCAATGGCAAG GAGATCTCGCTATTAGGAGGAAGGTTTCAGAGCTGCCTCAGAGAAATCAGAAAGCGTGCTCGTGACTTTGAGGACAAGGAGAAGGGCGTCAAGATCAAGAAAGAGGACTGGGACAAGTTGCATGTTCACATAGCCTCGTACAACAACTTCCCCACTGCTGCTGGTTTGGCCTCTTCGGCTGCTGGCCTTGCCTGTTTCG TTTTCACCCTTGGAAAGCTGATGAATGTGAAAGAAGATTATGGAGAACTTTCTTCAATAGCAAG GCAGGGATCTGGGAGTGCATGCCGCAGTATATATGGTGGTTTTGTGAAATGGTGCATGGGAGAA AAAGATGATGGAAGTGACAGTATTGCCGTGCAGCTTGCTGACGAAACACACTGGAATGATCTTGTAATTATTATTGCAGTG GTCAGTTCAAAGCAGAAGGAAACCAGTAGCACCAGTGGGATGCGAGATAGTGTTGAAACAAGTCCTCTCTTGCAGTACAGGGCCCAG ACAGTGGTGCCAGGTCGGGTGTTGAAAATGGAAGAAGCTATCAAGAACCGTGACTTTGAATCATTTGCCAAATTAACTTGTGCAGATAGCAACCAGTTTCATGCTGTATGCTTAGACACGAGCCCTCCCATCTTCTATATGAATGACACGTCACACCG GATAATTAGCCTTGTGGAAAAATGGAACCACTCAGAAGGAACCCCACAG GTCGCTTACACCTTCGATGCTGGGCCAAACGCTGTTCTAATCGCCCAAAACCGTAAAACTGCAGCACATTTCCTCCAGAAGCTCCTATACTATTTCCCTCCACAGGATAATGATTTGAGCAG CTATCTGGTTGGCGATAAATCAATTCTAGGTGACGCCGGATTGCATTCCATGAAAGACGTCGAGGCTCTTCCAGCACCTCCAGATACGAAGATACCGGATCAGAAATTCAAGGGCGATGTTAGCTACTTCATCTGCAGCAGGCTTGGGGCAGGTCCAAAGGTTGTTGTTGACGAAGGTCAAGCACTGATCGATTCAGTCACCGGACTTCCAAAAGGCGTGTAG
- the LOC103643979 gene encoding uncharacterized protein LOC103643979, whose product MGACNSCEATAVAAAPGPATAEARVVLADGALRRFPGGTRASQAVKAAAGGAAPTASWFLCSADGLELGGAVAPVRPEEALQPGQLYFVLPAAMRRRPLQAEEMAALAIRASAALAGDHDGPLVFPEAAAAAAAGAGARCGKACRRSRRGGSRGRDFAPDLGAIAE is encoded by the coding sequence ATGGGAGCCTGCAACTCGTGCGAGGccacggcggtggcggcggcgccggggccgGCGACGGCGGAGGCGAGGGTGGTGCTCGCGGACGGCGCGCTGCGGCGGTTCCCGGGCGGCACGCGGGCGTCGCAGGCCGTGAAGGCGGCCGCCGGCGGGGCGGCCCCGACGGCCTCGTGGTTCCTGTGCAGCGCGGACGGGCTGGAGCTCGGCGGCGCCGTGGCGCCCGTGCGGCCGGAGGAGGCGCTGCAGCCCGGGCAGCTATACTTCGTGCTCCCCGCCGCGATGCGGCGCCGCCCGCTGCAGGCCGAGGAGATGGCCGCGCTCGCCATCCGCGCCAGCGCCGCGCTGGCCGGCGACCACGACGGTCCGCTCGTGTTCCCGGAGGccgccgcggccgcggccgccgGCGCCGGGGCGCGGTGCGGCAAGGCGTGCCGGAGGTCGAGGAGGGGCGGCAGCCGCGGCCGGGACTTCGCGCCGGACCTCGGCGCCATTGCCGAGTAA
- the LOC103643980 gene encoding diphosphomevalonate decarboxylase MVD2, peroxisomal isoform X1 — translation MENRGNSIHDHSSSHSIRSFSALTESGPGLTSVHPSSRTRPPPFYALLPRSDGPFAGDEHTPQQELSGVEQREARDPMAAAEGQWVLMATGRTPTNIAVIKYWGKRDEALILPINDSISVTLDPDHLSATTTVAVSPSFPSDRMWLNGKEISLLGGRFQSCLREIRKRARDFEDKEKGVKIKKEDWDKLHVHIASYNNFPTAAGLASSAAGLACFVFTLGKLMNVKEDYGELSSIARQGSGSACRSIYGGFVKWCMGEKDDGSDSIAVQLADETHWNDLVIIIAVVSSKQKETSSTSGMRDSVETSPLLQYRAQTVVPGRVLKMEEAIKNRDFESFAKLTCADSNQFHAVCLDTSPPIFYMNDTSHRIISLVEKWNHSEGTPQVAYTFDAGPNAVLIAQNRKTAAHFLQKLLYYFPPQDNDLSSYLVGDKSILGDAGLHSMKDVEALPAPPDTKIPDQKFKGDVSYFICSRLGAGPKVVVDEGQALIDSVTGLPKGV, via the exons ATGGAAAATAGGGGAAACAGTATTCACGACCATTCTAGTTCACACTCAATTCGGTCGTTTTCTGCATTAACGGAGTCAGGCCCAGGCCTAACCTCAGTTCATCCGAGCAGCCGAACACGCCCGCCGCCATTCTACGCCCTGCTGCCCAGGTCGGACGGACCCTTTGCCGGAGACGAGCACACGCCACAGCAG GAATTATCGGGCGTAGAGCAGCGCGAAGCGAGAGATCCAATGGCGGCGGCGGAGGGGCAGTGGGTGCTCATGGCAACGGGGCGGACGCCGACTAACATTGCGGTGATCAAGTACTGGGGGAAGCGGGACGAGGCGCTCATCCTCCCCATCAACGACAGCATCAGCGTAACGCTCGACCCTGACCATCTCTCCGCCACCACCACTGTCGCCGTCAGCCCCTCATTCCCTTCCGACCGCATGTGGCTCAATGGCAAG GAGATCTCGCTATTAGGAGGAAGGTTTCAGAGCTGCCTCAGAGAAATCAGAAAGCGTGCTCGTGACTTTGAGGACAAGGAGAAGGGCGTCAAGATCAAGAAAGAGGACTGGGACAAGTTGCATGTTCACATAGCCTCGTACAACAACTTCCCCACTGCTGCTGGTTTGGCCTCTTCGGCTGCTGGCCTTGCCTGTTTCG TTTTCACCCTTGGAAAGCTGATGAATGTGAAAGAAGATTATGGAGAACTTTCTTCAATAGCAAG GCAGGGATCTGGGAGTGCATGCCGCAGTATATATGGTGGTTTTGTGAAATGGTGCATGGGAGAA AAAGATGATGGAAGTGACAGTATTGCCGTGCAGCTTGCTGACGAAACACACTGGAATGATCTTGTAATTATTATTGCAGTG GTCAGTTCAAAGCAGAAGGAAACCAGTAGCACCAGTGGGATGCGAGATAGTGTTGAAACAAGTCCTCTCTTGCAGTACAGGGCCCAG ACAGTGGTGCCAGGTCGGGTGTTGAAAATGGAAGAAGCTATCAAGAACCGTGACTTTGAATCATTTGCCAAATTAACTTGTGCAGATAGCAACCAGTTTCATGCTGTATGCTTAGACACGAGCCCTCCCATCTTCTATATGAATGACACGTCACACCG GATAATTAGCCTTGTGGAAAAATGGAACCACTCAGAAGGAACCCCACAG GTCGCTTACACCTTCGATGCTGGGCCAAACGCTGTTCTAATCGCCCAAAACCGTAAAACTGCAGCACATTTCCTCCAGAAGCTCCTATACTATTTCCCTCCACAGGATAATGATTTGAGCAG CTATCTGGTTGGCGATAAATCAATTCTAGGTGACGCCGGATTGCATTCCATGAAAGACGTCGAGGCTCTTCCAGCACCTCCAGATACGAAGATACCGGATCAGAAATTCAAGGGCGATGTTAGCTACTTCATCTGCAGCAGGCTTGGGGCAGGTCCAAAGGTTGTTGTTGACGAAGGTCAAGCACTGATCGATTCAGTCACCGGACTTCCAAAAGGCGTGTAG